ATCCAAGCATCAGATACTTCTCGTGGGCGAAGGAGATTTCTCATTCTCCTGCAGCTTAGCCACTCGCTTCCGCTCTGCTTCCAACATCTGCGCCTCCTCTCTCGACTCATACGGTACTTTGTGAGACTTTTTTAGGTTAATTTCCTGTGGCGAGAGTCTAGGGGTTTTCTATAGAGCTAAAAGACTCCCATGTTTCAAATGGAAAATAATGTCTAGGGCAAACTACTGTTTATGTACCTTATAACCTCTGTCTCCTATGGTATTTTGAAGCAGATGAAGTGGTTAGAAAGTACAAGAAGGCAAGGTCAAACCTTGAGACTTTGAAGAGGCTTGGAGCTTCTCTTTTACATGGAGTTGATGCAACCAAACTCCAACTACATCCTCATCTTAACTGCCGAAGATTTGACCGAATCATCTTCAACTTCCCACACGCCGGTTTCCACGGCAAAGAGACTGACTCCTCTCTTATAAAGTAAATGCTTGTATACTGGCTAGTGCTGCAACTTTGCTGACTTTTGATTTTTATCAGATgttcttttgtgtgtgtttcttgTAGGAAGCATAGGGAACTGGTGTTTGGATTCCTCCACAGTGCAAGCCATATGGTCAGGGCTGATGGAGAAGTTCATGTCTCTCACAAGAACAAACCACCCTTTTGTCACTGGAAGCTCGAGGAGCTTGCTAGCAAATGCTCTCTTGCGTTGACCCAGTGCGTGGCGTTCGAGAAGAGCGACTACCCTGGCTACGAGAATAAGAGAGGAGATGGGTCTAGATGTGACATG
The sequence above is drawn from the Brassica napus cultivar Da-Ae chromosome A8, Da-Ae, whole genome shotgun sequence genome and encodes:
- the LOC106355934 gene encoding heavy metal-associated isoprenylated plant protein 41 isoform X3; its protein translation is MATIRELSRLIRDHGDEQVWITHYSSKHQILLVGEGDFSFSCSLATRFRSASNICASSLDSYDEVVRKYKKARSNLETLKRLGASLLHGVDATKLQLHPHLNCRRFDRIIFNFPHAGFHGKETDSSLIK